The DNA sequence TTTTTCAGCGTGTCGGTGATGCAGGGGAGGGCGTTGGCGTCCCGGGACTGGGAGCCCACGTGGAACAGCAGGATGTAGCCGTTGCCGCCGTTGCTCGCCGCGCTCATCGAGTCGACGACGCGGTCGCAGATCTGGGCCGCGGTCAAGCCCTTCCAGCCCCACGAGTCCAGGGTCCACAGGGTGGTGCGGCTGAACCGGTTCGCCCCGGCGTCGCGCAGGACCCCGCTGTTGTAGTCGCCGTAGGGCGGACGGAAGTACGGCCTGGTGGTGTGCCCGGTCAGGCCGCGGATCTTGTTGTTCGCCCGGATCAGCTCCTCGGTCCGCCGCGCTGGGGTCAGGGCCGCCTTCCCAGTGGAGAAACCGGTGAAGGATTTGTGGTCCCAGGTGTGGTCGAAGATGAGGTGGCCTTCGCCGAATATCCGTTTCACGTAGGTGGGGTGGGCCGCTGCCCACGTCCCGGTCAGGCCGAAGCCGGCTTTGATGTTGCGGTTCTTGAGGAAGTCGAGGATCTTCCCGGTGTTGCCGAGGTCGGAGCCCGCGTCGAAGGTGTAGGCGACCATCTTCCGGCTCGTGTTGCCCCGGCGGAGCGTCTTTGACGGGGTCCCCTGCAGCACGGTGTAGCGCGAGTGCACCCAGCCGGTCGC is a window from the Microlunatus panaciterrae genome containing:
- a CDS encoding polysaccharide deacetylase family protein yields the protein MAVLMGVLVALLWGFLGLGHPSQAAAVGVANLTAKTRTPYSTLNLRSCASTSCTVLRSVPHGTLLTLTAASGDWFKTSYRGATGWVHSRYTVLQGTPSKTLRRGNTSRKMVAYTFDAGSDLGNTGKILDFLKNRNIKAGFGLTGTWAAAHPTYVKRIFGEGHLIFDHTWDHKSFTGFSTGKAALTPARRTEELIRANNKIRGLTGHTTRPYFRPPYGDYNSGVLRDAGANRFSRTTLWTLDSWGWKGLTAAQICDRVVDSMSAASNGGNGYILLFHVGSQSRDANALPCITDTLKKRGFKFGTIPQVTAP